One Herbaspirillum rubrisubalbicans genomic window carries:
- a CDS encoding FadR/GntR family transcriptional regulator produces MSFDPIVQKSISEQVAQRLLTMIRSGLLKPDQQLPPERELAAMLGVGRPAVREAIRGLALLGLLRIRQGEGTFVSSLETRELLEPLEMIIDLNPGTLEALFDARLIIETGVAALAATHMPEAELARLARNVEDEARLLSDPAAFSAADVEFHEAIIEACDNPFLQSIAGSLYMLGKKSRSITSRIPSTLERSLQDHRDILAALKARDPHKAAEAMRHHLLRVRDAYRSAGRSQDESIHD; encoded by the coding sequence ATGTCCTTTGATCCTATCGTCCAGAAATCGATTTCCGAGCAGGTCGCGCAGCGGCTGCTGACCATGATCCGTAGCGGGCTGCTCAAGCCTGACCAGCAATTGCCGCCCGAGCGCGAGCTGGCCGCCATGCTGGGGGTGGGCCGCCCTGCGGTACGGGAAGCCATCCGTGGGCTGGCGCTCTTGGGCCTGCTGCGCATCCGCCAGGGCGAGGGCACCTTCGTCAGTTCGCTGGAAACGCGCGAACTGCTGGAGCCGCTGGAGATGATCATCGACCTCAATCCCGGCACGCTGGAAGCGCTGTTCGATGCCCGCCTCATCATCGAGACCGGCGTGGCGGCGCTGGCAGCAACCCACATGCCAGAGGCCGAACTGGCGCGCCTGGCGCGCAATGTCGAGGATGAGGCACGCCTGTTGTCGGACCCGGCGGCGTTTTCGGCGGCGGACGTGGAGTTTCATGAAGCCATCATCGAAGCCTGCGACAATCCTTTCCTGCAAAGCATCGCCGGCAGCCTCTACATGCTGGGCAAGAAGAGCCGCTCCATCACCTCGCGCATTCCCTCCACGCTGGAACGCAGCCTGCAGGATCACCGCGACATCCTCGCTGCGCTCAAGGCGCGCGATCCGCACAAGGCTGCCGAGGCCATGCGCCACCACCTCTTGCGGGTGCGCGACGCCTATCGCAGCGCCGGGCGCAGCCAGGACGAATCGATCCACGACTGA
- a CDS encoding IS3 family transposase (programmed frameshift), producing MTSFTTRQTVDHIEILTEPERRRRRTPQEKIAIVQETLAPGASVSAVARRHGVNANQVFGWRKQYQEGSLTAVKAGETVVPASELAAAIKEIKELQRLLGKKSMENEILREAVEWGRSKNPDCALALAAGGRPMKVVCDVLGVARSAVAVKRARSPEWRDGRSVRKVDDSGLLEEIELHVASLPSYGYRRIWALLRRSRESLGQACVNHKRVYRVMREHELLLRRPGVRRDNRRHDGRVAVKQSNARWCSDGFEFRCDDGSALRVTFALDCCDREAISWAATTGGHSGDVVRDVMLAAVEQRFGSTQTPEVIEWLSDNGSAYIDHRTRSFARELGLEPLTTPVRSPQSNGMAERFVKTMKHDYIAFMDKPDVPTALTHLASAFEQYNEHHPHKALKYRSPREFRRAAASLT from the exons ATGACCAGTTTTACGACTAGGCAAACCGTGGACCATATCGAGATTCTGACCGAGCCGGAGCGTCGCAGAAGACGCACGCCCCAAGAGAAAATAGCCATCGTCCAGGAGACCTTGGCTCCTGGAGCTTCCGTATCAGCCGTTGCCAGGCGACACGGGGTGAACGCGAACCAGGTGTTTGGTTGGCGCAAGCAGTACCAGGAAGGCAGTCTGACTGCCGTCAAGGCTGGCGAGACGGTAGTGCCGGCCTCGGAGCTGGCCGCGGCCATCAAGGAAATCAAAGAACTGCAGCGGCTGTTGGGCAAGAAGAGCATGGAGAACGAGATTCTGCGCGAGGCCGTCGAATGGGGCCGGTCAAAAAACC CTGATTGCGCGCTCGCCCTTGCTGCCGGAGGACGACCAATGAAAGTGGTTTGTGACGTTCTCGGTGTGGCGCGCTCTGCAGTGGCAGTAAAACGAGCCCGGAGCCCGGAATGGCGAGATGGCCGCAGTGTTCGCAAAGTCGACGACAGCGGCTTGCTCGAAGAGATTGAACTGCATGTTGCGAGCTTGCCGAGCTATGGCTATCGCCGCATCTGGGCTTTGCTGCGACGTAGCCGGGAATCCCTGGGCCAGGCGTGCGTGAACCATAAGCGGGTCTATCGCGTCATGCGAGAGCACGAGTTGCTGCTGCGCCGCCCTGGTGTGAGACGTGACAATCGACGCCACGATGGTCGCGTAGCGGTCAAGCAAAGTAATGCGCGCTGGTGTTCGGACGGCTTCGAATTCCGTTGCGATGACGGGTCTGCATTGCGAGTGACGTTTGCGCTGGATTGTTGTGACCGTGAGGCCATCAGCTGGGCGGCCACTACCGGTGGGCATAGCGGGGATGTCGTGCGCGACGTGATGCTGGCTGCCGTAGAGCAGCGGTTTGGGAGCACGCAGACTCCAGAGGTGATTGAATGGCTCAGCGACAACGGCTCTGCCTACATCGACCATCGCACACGCAGCTTCGCGCGCGAGCTGGGACTGGAGCCCTTGACCACGCCCGTGCGCTCGCCACAGAGTAACGGCATGGCGGAGCGGTTCGTAAAAACGATGAAACATGATTACATCGCCTTCATGGACAAGCCCGATGTGCCCACGGCGCTCACACATCTGGCCTCTGCCTTCGAGCAATACAATGAGCACCATCCGCACAAGGCCCTGAAATACCGCTCGCCTCGCGAGTTCAGACGGGCTGCAGCATCACTAACTTAA
- a CDS encoding TAXI family TRAP transporter solute-binding subunit, whose amino-acid sequence MLKDKKLSAYAPSATRIRARFVAISWRDLAVSFGPIILLILVGAWLVIWLIRPAPPSSITIAAGPKDSNFWRVAERYKTLLARDGIRLDIVETGGSLDNLKRLADPDQDIDVGFVQGGLASAVPAEALESLVSLGSISYVPVSVYYRAPPPREDGRPVPPLRQLSELAGKRIAIGGQGSGSSVLAATLLKANGVENGGATQLLNIGGDEAAHALTSGKIDAAFLMGDSVSVATMGKLLRAPGIRLLDFSQADAYVRRFRYLNTLKMPMGVFDLAHNLPARDTLLIAPTAELVARDDLHPALSDLLIAAAREVHGKANVLQKAGEFPAPLEHEYPISDDAARYYKSGKTFFYRTLPFWMASLLDRAVVIVLPVILLLIPGIRLVPMLYGWRVRSRIYRWYGELIALERGLTRDSPEQQAEMLKRLDEIEIAVNRMKMPLAFADQFYVLREHIGFVRARLAGGVA is encoded by the coding sequence ATGCTCAAAGACAAGAAACTCTCCGCCTATGCGCCCTCGGCCACCCGGATCCGGGCGCGCTTCGTGGCCATTTCCTGGCGCGACCTGGCCGTCAGCTTCGGTCCCATCATCCTGTTGATCCTGGTGGGGGCCTGGCTGGTGATCTGGCTGATCCGACCGGCGCCGCCATCTTCCATCACCATTGCCGCCGGTCCCAAGGACAGCAATTTCTGGCGCGTGGCCGAGCGCTACAAGACCTTGCTGGCGCGGGATGGCATCCGGCTCGATATCGTGGAGACCGGTGGTTCGCTGGACAATCTCAAGCGCCTGGCCGATCCCGATCAGGACATCGACGTCGGTTTCGTCCAGGGTGGCCTGGCCAGCGCCGTACCGGCCGAGGCGCTGGAGTCGCTGGTGTCCTTGGGCAGCATTTCCTATGTGCCGGTATCGGTGTATTACCGAGCCCCACCGCCGCGCGAGGATGGCCGCCCGGTGCCACCGCTGCGCCAGTTGTCGGAGCTGGCCGGCAAGCGCATTGCCATCGGCGGACAGGGCAGTGGCTCCAGCGTGCTGGCCGCCACGCTCCTGAAAGCCAATGGCGTGGAAAACGGCGGCGCCACCCAGCTATTGAACATCGGCGGCGACGAGGCGGCCCATGCCCTCACCAGCGGCAAGATCGATGCCGCCTTCCTGATGGGCGATTCGGTCTCGGTGGCGACCATGGGCAAGCTGCTGCGCGCGCCCGGTATCCGACTGCTGGACTTTTCCCAGGCCGATGCCTACGTGCGGCGCTTCCGTTACCTCAATACCCTGAAGATGCCCATGGGCGTATTCGACCTGGCACACAACCTGCCGGCGCGCGATACCCTGTTGATCGCGCCCACGGCCGAGCTGGTGGCGCGCGACGACCTGCATCCGGCGCTCTCGGACCTGCTCATTGCCGCCGCCCGCGAAGTGCATGGCAAGGCCAACGTGCTGCAGAAGGCCGGCGAATTCCCGGCACCGCTGGAACATGAATATCCGATCAGCGACGATGCCGCGCGCTACTACAAGTCCGGCAAGACCTTCTTCTACCGCACCTTGCCCTTCTGGATGGCCAGCCTGCTGGACCGGGCGGTGGTGATCGTGCTGCCGGTGATCCTGTTGCTGATCCCTGGTATCCGCCTGGTACCGATGCTCTATGGCTGGCGCGTGCGCTCGCGCATCTACCGCTGGTATGGCGAACTGATCGCCCTGGAACGGGGCCTCACGCGCGACTCCCCCGAGCAACAGGCCGAGATGCTCAAGCGCCTCGATGAGATCGAGATCGCCGTGAACCGCATGAAGATGCCGCTGGCCTTTGCCGACCAGTTCTACGTACTGCGCGAACATATCGGCTTCGTCCGTGCCCGCCTGGCCGGCGGTGTGGCCTAG
- a CDS encoding T6SS effector BTH_I2691 family protein, which produces MACTNPQNPQCPNCNKSGLAILPARYAVVPIDIDATVPPPMGNKVTDVKLAHHKYALRTLRAGFVYIFHEKHPRGSHIKWEVYGVSEAGTLWKMPSVNAIKTVDSEPQCSRDGHNLPASVITIETPEKCKRIWIAFSEHIWSDETLADFEKDTKLRDRRMQTFLPATWITAGGYRHGLPATKSNIEHILEYKTNFLAESLNKSNVPKISKPQKNGAYFSAYLKRESTVHTAVSRAKESEALSKLMSEIGKNPKGSDHQPLVIALWDAIGIAHELNGFRNEVVGWSQKYLDELELEVAAMVTIDGLKEVLGERAAQKMKENQENPIMRSQPETLGIRARAAQLSPQEQARTAEICDFIDDLRAKTVPPNVVDSSYLLGHVNQMPEPARSKELAKLRAQADQFLNRRATFKDKNVEDARAGAWQKYEDKLDKPLYLAFKKNFKDFQTTVSRIAEERTTDLVSWLGAKNLIDALTEFHGKSVRDGVAFDDQIGRAIFGMNDSRSGKEKITAWVTEMKATETNLLWRAMALNQIDAMPELDAYLQEAKQKNDKKIIASSIDWLAVGQKSLKATVDTYKKALSIYNANVKAASEKGSMAFNVQLKPIKTKGIDFQIMATGDAIMKFFRINGILDYAGEKMVQHLLNIRLLVDPMDSLQLIQAQALNEGVARELMISRLSTAETFLASERPQMKAAQVDNMRRAWTEFRKSESSGNAIKDVRAALLVMLIEGVNFAKMMDACKQKNDAKSWLGLAASSMTITSGLFDVASTAIKGMTKDINGDFDKGASLWSYQKLKLFGGLLSAGSALVGAVLDYRDYKNKNDQGELFISGLYFLKIIAGSISSCMSIATAMTYSTPYIRGLIKGIFLDTAAQIIKKEITLWNSPLNLRTRRLS; this is translated from the coding sequence ATGGCTTGCACTAACCCCCAAAACCCTCAATGTCCAAACTGTAATAAGAGCGGGCTTGCCATTCTACCGGCACGTTATGCCGTGGTACCGATAGATATCGATGCCACTGTCCCCCCACCGATGGGCAATAAGGTAACCGATGTGAAATTGGCCCATCACAAGTACGCCTTACGCACCCTCAGAGCAGGTTTCGTTTATATCTTCCACGAAAAGCATCCGCGCGGCAGTCACATCAAGTGGGAAGTCTATGGAGTATCGGAAGCCGGAACCCTGTGGAAGATGCCCTCCGTCAATGCCATCAAGACCGTAGACAGTGAACCGCAATGCTCACGTGATGGTCACAATCTTCCTGCTTCGGTCATTACCATCGAGACGCCCGAGAAATGCAAGCGTATCTGGATTGCGTTTTCCGAACATATCTGGAGCGATGAGACCTTGGCGGATTTCGAAAAAGACACCAAGCTCCGGGATCGCCGTATGCAGACCTTTCTGCCGGCGACATGGATTACTGCGGGCGGCTACCGGCACGGGTTGCCTGCGACCAAGAGCAACATAGAACATATCCTCGAATACAAGACCAATTTTCTCGCTGAAAGCCTCAATAAGAGTAATGTCCCGAAGATCAGCAAGCCTCAGAAAAATGGTGCTTATTTTTCTGCCTATCTCAAACGAGAAAGCACGGTGCATACGGCAGTCAGCCGGGCAAAGGAAAGTGAGGCTCTTTCCAAGTTAATGAGCGAGATAGGGAAAAACCCCAAGGGTTCCGATCATCAGCCGTTGGTCATTGCGCTGTGGGACGCCATTGGGATCGCCCATGAACTCAATGGCTTTCGCAACGAAGTCGTTGGCTGGTCGCAGAAGTACCTCGATGAACTGGAATTGGAAGTTGCGGCCATGGTGACTATCGATGGACTGAAAGAAGTTCTCGGAGAGCGCGCCGCCCAAAAGATGAAAGAGAATCAGGAAAACCCGATCATGCGATCGCAACCTGAAACCTTAGGCATTCGTGCGAGGGCGGCCCAACTCTCCCCTCAAGAACAAGCCCGCACCGCGGAAATCTGCGATTTCATTGACGATCTGCGCGCCAAGACCGTTCCACCTAACGTGGTCGATTCTTCCTATCTGCTGGGGCATGTCAACCAGATGCCAGAGCCTGCACGTAGCAAGGAACTCGCCAAGCTTCGCGCGCAAGCTGATCAATTCTTGAATAGAAGAGCCACATTCAAAGATAAGAACGTCGAAGATGCTCGTGCCGGTGCCTGGCAAAAATATGAGGACAAGCTGGACAAGCCGCTATACCTTGCCTTCAAGAAGAATTTCAAGGACTTTCAGACGACTGTCTCGCGAATCGCCGAAGAGCGCACGACTGACTTGGTCAGTTGGCTGGGCGCCAAGAACCTGATTGATGCATTGACCGAATTTCATGGCAAAAGCGTCCGCGATGGTGTGGCTTTCGACGATCAGATAGGACGTGCCATCTTCGGCATGAATGACAGTCGCTCAGGAAAAGAGAAAATTACCGCTTGGGTCACCGAAATGAAGGCAACGGAGACCAACCTTTTGTGGCGCGCCATGGCATTGAACCAAATCGACGCCATGCCCGAACTGGATGCCTATCTTCAAGAGGCCAAGCAAAAGAACGACAAGAAGATCATCGCCAGCAGCATTGACTGGCTAGCCGTCGGCCAAAAGAGTCTGAAGGCCACTGTGGACACCTACAAGAAAGCGCTCAGCATCTACAATGCCAACGTCAAGGCGGCCTCCGAAAAAGGCTCCATGGCATTCAATGTACAACTGAAGCCCATCAAGACCAAAGGCATCGACTTCCAGATCATGGCCACTGGCGATGCCATCATGAAGTTTTTTCGCATCAACGGAATCCTTGATTATGCCGGGGAGAAAATGGTTCAGCATCTGTTGAACATCCGCTTGCTGGTTGACCCGATGGATTCACTTCAGCTGATTCAAGCACAAGCCCTCAATGAAGGCGTCGCCCGTGAGCTGATGATCAGTCGATTGAGTACTGCCGAAACTTTTCTTGCAAGTGAGCGGCCTCAGATGAAGGCAGCGCAAGTCGACAATATGCGCAGGGCATGGACAGAATTCAGAAAAAGCGAGAGTTCAGGAAATGCGATCAAGGACGTTCGTGCGGCACTGTTGGTGATGCTCATCGAAGGTGTGAATTTTGCCAAGATGATGGATGCCTGCAAGCAGAAAAATGATGCAAAGAGCTGGCTGGGCCTGGCGGCATCGAGCATGACAATCACCAGCGGATTGTTTGATGTCGCATCGACTGCCATCAAGGGAATGACCAAGGATATTAACGGCGACTTTGACAAGGGAGCTTCGCTTTGGAGCTATCAGAAGCTTAAGCTTTTTGGAGGATTATTGAGCGCTGGAAGTGCTTTAGTTGGAGCCGTTCTCGATTACCGAGACTATAAAAATAAGAACGATCAAGGTGAACTCTTTATCTCTGGCTTATATTTCTTAAAGATAATTGCCGGAAGTATCAGTTCATGCATGTCGATTGCAACTGCAATGACATATTCCACTCCCTATATAAGGGGCCTGATAAAAGGCATATTTTTAGATACTGCTGCACAGATCATAAAGAAAGAAATCACTCTGTGGAATAGCCCCTTGAATCTCAGGACACGAAGACTCTCTTAA
- a CDS encoding LysR family transcriptional regulator produces MNLRFVEAFHWAASLKSITRAAEKLHITQSTMSSRIASLEEELGVVLLDRREKQFRLTVAGQRFQRLAVKLLDMQRQIRQELGGNSAGPLLLRIGSIESVVHSWLPAWLQEIRSRYPDFALELTVETSPVLTEQIRRGALDLVFTSTVGSDTAVRSRLMTPMDMVFVGHRERFGTRVHTLDELAAHDLITFQRGSQPHQGLLQLCQEWGVLNPRVHAISSISAMVQLVEGGFGVATLPRASVRELTRRLPLRILRCEATLAALQIHASYREDPSSSLAELVLDSALDHARRAQAKGRAAEK; encoded by the coding sequence ATGAACCTGCGTTTCGTCGAAGCCTTCCACTGGGCCGCCTCGCTCAAGAGCATCACCCGCGCCGCTGAAAAGCTGCATATCACGCAATCGACCATGTCCAGCCGCATCGCCTCGCTGGAGGAAGAGCTGGGGGTGGTCCTTCTGGACCGACGTGAAAAACAATTCCGTCTGACGGTCGCCGGCCAGCGTTTCCAGCGCCTGGCCGTGAAGCTTCTCGACATGCAGCGCCAGATCCGCCAGGAACTCGGTGGCAACAGCGCCGGCCCGCTGCTGCTGCGCATCGGCAGCATCGAATCGGTGGTGCATAGCTGGCTGCCGGCTTGGTTGCAGGAGATCCGCAGCCGCTATCCCGACTTCGCACTGGAACTGACCGTGGAAACCTCGCCGGTGCTGACCGAACAGATCCGGCGCGGGGCTCTGGACCTGGTCTTCACCTCCACGGTCGGCAGCGACACCGCCGTGCGTTCACGGCTGATGACGCCGATGGACATGGTCTTCGTCGGCCACCGTGAGCGCTTCGGTACCCGCGTGCATACCCTGGATGAACTGGCCGCGCACGACCTCATCACCTTCCAGCGCGGCTCGCAGCCGCACCAGGGACTGCTGCAACTGTGCCAGGAATGGGGCGTGCTCAATCCCCGCGTGCACGCCATTTCCTCGATCTCGGCCATGGTGCAACTGGTCGAAGGCGGCTTTGGCGTGGCCACCCTGCCGCGGGCCTCGGTGCGTGAACTGACGCGTCGCCTGCCGCTGCGCATCCTGCGCTGCGAAGCCACTCTTGCCGCCTTGCAGATCCATGCCAGCTATCGCGAAGACCCCAGTTCCAGTCTGGCCGAGCTGGTGCTCGATTCGGCCCTGGACCATGCGCGGCGCGCACAAGCAAAAGGCCGCGCAGCAGAAAAATGA
- a CDS encoding putative hydro-lyase — MPETATALSATPAALSAASSALEVRLAARSGAFTGHTSGVASAHVQVNLAILPAALAADFREFCARNPVPCPLLGVSEPGSPALPGLGLDLDVRSDVPRYHVWRNGERVAEVNDLREYWREDLVSFALGCSFSFEHALLAAGIPLRHVSQGRNVAMYRTNLPTRAVGVFSGPTVVSMRPLKAADAIRAIQITARTPQVHGAPIHIGDPSLIGIADINQPDYGEAVAIHADELPVFWACGVTPQAAIVAARPELCITHAPGYMLVTDKLNSELLDQPA, encoded by the coding sequence ATGCCAGAGACTGCCACCGCCTTGTCCGCCACGCCAGCCGCACTATCGGCGGCATCGAGCGCATTGGAGGTGCGTCTGGCCGCCCGCAGCGGCGCCTTCACCGGGCACACCAGCGGCGTGGCCAGCGCCCACGTACAGGTCAACCTGGCCATTTTGCCGGCGGCACTGGCGGCGGACTTCCGTGAATTCTGCGCACGCAATCCTGTTCCCTGTCCCTTGCTGGGCGTCTCCGAACCGGGCTCGCCGGCCCTGCCGGGGCTGGGCCTGGACCTGGACGTGCGCAGTGACGTGCCGCGCTACCACGTATGGAGAAACGGCGAGCGCGTGGCCGAGGTGAACGACCTGCGCGAGTACTGGCGAGAAGATCTGGTGAGCTTCGCGCTGGGTTGCTCCTTCTCCTTTGAACACGCGCTGCTGGCCGCCGGCATCCCGCTGCGCCACGTCAGCCAGGGCCGCAACGTGGCCATGTATCGCACCAATCTGCCGACCCGAGCAGTGGGTGTCTTCAGCGGTCCCACGGTGGTATCGATGCGTCCGCTCAAGGCCGCCGATGCCATTCGCGCCATCCAGATCACCGCGCGCACTCCGCAGGTGCATGGTGCACCGATCCACATCGGCGATCCGAGCCTGATCGGCATTGCCGATATCAACCAGCCCGACTATGGCGAGGCGGTGGCCATCCATGCCGATGAACTGCCGGTGTTCTGGGCCTGCGGCGTCACGCCCCAGGCCGCCATCGTCGCCGCCCGGCCCGAATTGTGCATCACCCATGCACCGGGCTACATGCTGGTGACCGACAAGCTCAATAGCGAACTGCTGGACCAGCCCGCCTAG
- a CDS encoding helix-turn-helix domain-containing protein, whose translation MKKKRNLFDELMAGVEDMAAERKGKLTLRTTKVKLSPEPVSITAEEIQRVRSKVRVSQAIMARSLRVNARTYQNWEQGVSRPNAQAAVLLKLVDQDPSLIARISSLV comes from the coding sequence ATGAAGAAGAAAAGAAACCTGTTCGACGAACTGATGGCCGGAGTCGAGGACATGGCCGCCGAGCGCAAAGGTAAGCTCACTTTACGCACTACCAAGGTGAAGCTATCGCCGGAACCTGTCTCGATTACTGCCGAAGAGATTCAGCGAGTCAGGAGCAAGGTACGTGTTTCGCAAGCCATCATGGCGCGCAGTCTGCGCGTCAATGCCCGCACCTATCAGAACTGGGAACAGGGCGTCTCCCGTCCGAATGCCCAGGCTGCCGTCTTGCTGAAGTTGGTTGATCAGGATCCTAGCCTCATCGCCCGCATCAGTTCTCTGGTCTGA
- a CDS encoding putative type VI secretion system effector, which produces MSFFVEHPAPTDEKRLEKLSGRIQNYKASRETASFFFTPNDQRNLSVFAVASAAAGLAGQAAILSNYSSSMEEEADHVQFELNGNRISGWLWHSPFKEGDEVEVAVQSNGDHYQLLGMINKEKRIIALYPHCSRGKISHIKNAMKWSSIFTIVCFVFASLISIDWETGEVLFWRDFFASRAVMLLDIAFFLSPTLICAILIRKWMPFVRLAEAVFHTLELPNPSHIDLVKSSKKLARDGDEPACGVMYFRY; this is translated from the coding sequence ATGAGCTTTTTTGTCGAACACCCGGCACCAACTGATGAGAAAAGGCTTGAAAAGCTATCAGGCAGAATTCAGAACTATAAAGCTTCTCGAGAAACTGCGAGCTTCTTCTTTACTCCAAATGATCAGCGAAATTTGAGCGTATTTGCTGTGGCATCTGCTGCTGCGGGTCTTGCTGGACAAGCGGCCATCCTATCCAACTATTCTTCTTCCATGGAAGAAGAGGCAGATCACGTTCAGTTCGAATTGAATGGCAATAGGATAAGCGGTTGGTTATGGCACAGCCCGTTTAAAGAAGGTGACGAAGTAGAGGTCGCTGTTCAATCAAATGGCGATCACTACCAACTATTAGGAATGATAAACAAGGAAAAAAGAATCATCGCCTTGTACCCTCATTGCTCCAGAGGAAAAATAAGTCACATCAAAAATGCGATGAAATGGTCAAGCATTTTCACTATTGTCTGCTTTGTATTTGCATCACTAATCAGCATTGACTGGGAAACCGGTGAAGTACTGTTTTGGCGCGATTTTTTTGCCAGCCGAGCCGTGATGCTATTAGATATCGCCTTTTTTTTGTCACCCACTTTGATTTGTGCAATTTTGATCAGGAAATGGATGCCTTTCGTTCGCCTTGCAGAAGCAGTTTTCCATACACTAGAACTACCAAATCCCTCGCACATTGACTTAGTCAAATCATCAAAAAAACTAGCGAGAGATGGTGATGAACCTGCATGTGGCGTCATGTATTTCAGATACTAG
- a CDS encoding type II toxin-antitoxin system RelE/ParE family toxin: MEAVFKETRMFEAYRANYLSDEAYAELQQMLMRHPHAGKLIKDTGGLRKIRFPDARRCKGKRGGLRVIYYFWSEERQFWLFSIYDKNEMADLTAEQRKLLKHVLEDELARGKTS, translated from the coding sequence ATGGAAGCCGTATTCAAAGAAACGCGAATGTTTGAAGCCTACCGGGCGAACTATCTCTCGGATGAGGCATATGCTGAACTTCAACAGATGTTGATGAGGCATCCTCATGCGGGCAAGCTGATCAAGGATACGGGTGGACTAAGGAAGATTCGTTTTCCTGATGCACGCCGTTGCAAGGGTAAACGCGGGGGCTTGCGGGTCATCTATTATTTTTGGAGTGAAGAACGTCAGTTCTGGCTTTTTTCAATCTATGACAAAAATGAAATGGCTGACCTGACAGCCGAACAGCGCAAGCTGCTCAAACACGTTCTTGAAGATGAATTGGCCCGAGGGAAAACATCATGA
- a CDS encoding DUF4123 domain-containing protein yields the protein MSRDQPEQFLMASSWDKHVLALHSIFAGPPGRHCLLWVNPAQSDPFEGGLLVEERKFRVPIKHPRFDLRYAPYLVRLDLSRSKDSDVLARSVELACRAWSLDSLRNMNGQPICGWVAANGSSSELGHYWARTCHLHYRQGLAKLLRFHDPAVREWLWPSLELRQRQLMLGPAEKIFSISRTGELLTQGPANEAGIYGDQALPTDTLSLSERQWDEVENYAAVHAAWLDLCSANPECREVLSRKPDWDRAALDALHIAPSYGIRDLTDKALFARHALDIGSGFHLHPLLQLVWDKTRTGDFYGPALEEVIGDSADRLAFHLHEKV from the coding sequence ATGTCTCGAGATCAACCGGAGCAATTTCTCATGGCATCAAGCTGGGACAAACATGTCTTGGCGCTCCACTCCATTTTTGCCGGACCACCGGGCCGGCACTGCCTGCTATGGGTGAATCCTGCCCAAAGCGATCCCTTTGAAGGCGGCCTTCTTGTGGAGGAACGAAAATTCAGAGTGCCGATCAAGCACCCACGCTTCGACCTACGTTACGCGCCCTATCTCGTGCGACTCGATTTATCGCGCAGTAAAGATAGCGATGTTCTTGCTCGTAGCGTGGAACTGGCTTGCCGTGCGTGGAGCCTTGATAGCTTGCGGAACATGAACGGGCAACCGATATGCGGCTGGGTTGCTGCAAACGGTTCCTCCTCCGAACTCGGCCATTACTGGGCTCGGACATGTCACCTTCACTATCGACAAGGCCTTGCCAAGTTGTTGCGATTTCATGACCCGGCTGTACGGGAGTGGCTTTGGCCATCTCTGGAACTTCGCCAGCGCCAGCTCATGCTTGGTCCGGCAGAGAAGATATTCTCCATTAGTCGCACAGGGGAACTGCTCACTCAAGGGCCCGCAAACGAAGCAGGTATCTATGGAGATCAGGCGCTGCCTACGGATACACTGTCCTTGAGCGAGCGCCAATGGGATGAAGTAGAAAACTATGCCGCGGTTCATGCCGCTTGGCTTGACTTGTGTTCTGCAAATCCAGAATGCCGAGAAGTACTATCGCGCAAGCCTGATTGGGATCGCGCGGCTCTTGATGCGCTCCACATTGCTCCCTCCTATGGCATCCGAGACCTTACGGATAAGGCGCTGTTTGCCAGACATGCCTTGGATATCGGTTCTGGTTTTCATCTTCATCCTCTACTTCAATTAGTGTGGGATAAAACACGCACAGGCGATTTCTATGGCCCGGCTCTTGAAGAGGTGATCGGCGATAGCGCCGATCGTTTGGCATTTCATCTGCACGAGAAGGTTTAA